The Drosophila nasuta strain 15112-1781.00 chromosome 2R, ASM2355853v1, whole genome shotgun sequence genome segment GTGGGATCGGGACAAATTGGTGCTTCAATGGGCAACCATGTGCAAGGCAAGGGTACACCACCACCAGTTGGCCCAGGACCGCCACCACCACAAGGCAGTGGGTCGCCACGTCCCTTAAATTATCTGAAGCAGCATTTACAGCACAAAGGTGGCTACGGTGCCAACCCAGCGGCGCCACAACCCCAAGGCTACGGCAATGGACCGACTGCCATGCATCCGACCATGCCAATGGGTCCACCTCATCATATGGGTCCGCCACAAAGCATGGGTCCACCGACCAGTACGCCGCCGCAGTCGATGATGGGCGCACAGGCGGGCAACGAGAGTGGCCCAGAGCATATATCGCAAGATAATGGAATCAGTTCGTCGGGACCCGCATCGGGCTTGCATGCCGTTACCGCTGTGGTTACAACTGGCCCCGATGGTACACCAATGGATGAAGTTAGTCAACAGAGCACGCTCTCGAATGCTTCAGCTGGTGAgtacacaaatttaatttgcatgtGTTCTCTTGTATTAACCATGTTTTGTCTTAACAGCATCTGGCGAAGATCCACAATGTACTACACCAAAGTCGCGCAAACATGATCCATATAGCCAAAGTCATTTAGCACCACCAAGCACATCTCCACATCCAGCTGTCATGCATGGAGGCGGTGGTCCGTCTGGCGAGGAGTACGACATGAATTCACCACCCAATTGGCCGCGACCAGCTGCTGGTTCGGTATGTCTCTATCACTACTACTTGTATTTCGATTTCTATTGCTGGCAATATTAATGACAAACCATTTTCCGTTCACAGCAGGTGTTCAACAGTCATGTTCCTGTCCAACAAGAACCATTTCGTAGCACGATTACGACAACAAAGAAGTCAGATTCACTTTGCAAGCTATACGAGATGGATGACAATCCGGATAGACGGGGTTGGCTAGACAAGCTGCGATCCTTCATGGAGGAACGTCGAACGCCAATTACGGCGTGTCCGACCATCTCTAAACAGCCACTCGATTTATATAGGTTATACATTTATGTAAAAGAACGTGGCGGATTCGTCGAGGTATGCAAGGTGCCGTAGTAACTCCTTTTACTAACTTCTTTTTAGATTTACTAGCAAAACCAAATCAAACAAACCAAAATTAGTGTACAAccaaccaaaccaaaccaccaaaaaaaaacaccaccAAACCAAAGTAAAATAATGTAGCTAACAcctcaacaacaattatatataaaaacatcTCTTAGTGTCCAACAATTGAAAAGTCAACCGAACCACAAATTTATCCAAACGCACGTTATCCTCCAACAACATTCAATCTCTTGTTtaaagtctgtttcactcttgttgaagttgaagttaaTTCCGAATCTTGATAGTTCTATTCATTTGATTGCATGCGTTTCCTCTTATTCGACTGCATGTCTGGTTGTTTTTTAAGAGACTTTGaatatttaacttaaaattaaattcgttTAAATTGGTGttacttttcttatttattcattcaaaatgaatatatttcttataaagGATGTTTTTAGTTGTAtagattctttttttttttcgttcaaGTTCAGATTACCAAGTTGTTTAGCTACCATAGGAAACATTTCGATCTTATCCTACAttcctttgtttttgtttacaaagTACTAGTAAATTTTTGGCCTTCCCCATATTTCAAACTTTCTTACTAACACATTTAACtatcattattaattttgaatgcggCATTCACATGCAACTGTTTGCTtgtcattttatttgatatctTCTCCTTTTCCTAATTAATGATTAATTCCAATTATTTGACATTTGTGTTATGTTTATAAATGAGTACGCacattttcattgtttgttCACTAGGTGACTAAGAGCAAAACATGGAAGGATATAGCTGGTCTGCTCGGCATCGGTGCTAGCAGCAGCGCTGCCTACACACTTCGCAAGCATTATACCAAGAATCTGTTGGCATTCGAGTGTCACTTTGATCGAGGCGACATCGATCCGTTGCCTATCATCCAGCAAGTTGAGGCCGGTAGCAAGAAAAAGACAACGAAGGCAGCATCTGTGCCATCACCAGGTAAGTGCTCAACATAAATGTAGTCTACTCAATCATATTCCAATAGAAAGATCTCATATCAATGGTCAGATTGTGCTATCAAGATGCTAACGTCACCAGCGATCAACTCGAATCCAGGTTTAACTTACTACAAAGTTACATTTAGTCACGCCTTAAGTAAAGCATCTTCTCAGTATTGGAATCGGATAATTAGTCCGCTTAGTCACTTTAAACACTCTAGATAGGATGCCACTCTTTAAGCTTGATAGATGTGCCGTTACCACCTCTGAACACTATTAAAactcatttttgtttacttataTTTTCGAACCAAACGGTGGTGGTCATTTGGACGCTGGAACCACAAATTCTACAGGATCATCGAACTCGCAGGACTCTTTCCCGGCTCCACCTGGCGGTGCACCGAACACAGCTATCGATGGTTATACGGGATACACTGGCGGTGGCGCTTATCCAACACCTTCTGGGCCTCAACCGGACTACGGTGCAGCTGGGCAAATGCAAAGGCCACCGTCGCAAAACAATCCGCAGGCACCGCATCCTGGTAAGCACTACGATGccataatatataataactaattGGAAATGCATAGGAGTACATGTGTATACACACATCTagtgagtgtgtatgtatgtgtatggaTAATTTATAATGCTTTTTTCGTTGTAATATTACAATTGTCCCCCTTTCTCATTCAGTTGTTAAAATGTGTATTGCAACTAGATAATGTACATTTATATGGATATATGCACTGCAtatatatatccatatacattttattgtattatttgtttttgttgcctaacttttaaattatttttgttgtttttaaactATGCGTATTAATTTGATGTGTGtcatttgtttattcatttttatgttgGTTACGTATAAAATGGGCGCActactaaaaaacaaaacaaacaatcaaaaaatcaaataattccATCACCACCAACAAACATCACCTGACACTACAATCAAACCACATCTCCATCGCAAAATAATCAAACTCTTCGAATTGGCTCAACATGAACAAACAACTTAACTCCATATgctactacaactacaacaaaaaccaacaaacaaacaactgtttatattatgtttatactgtgtcattcattcatttcttcATCAATCCATCCATATCCATCACGAATGCCGCTTGTTGCCGATATTCAGGCACTCAAAATCAAACAGCCGCCGCTGTTGTTACCGGTGATAACATAAATGTGAGCAATCCCTTTGAAGATCCAATTGCTGGCGGTGGGGCTGCTGGTggtgctgctgccgctgcagctgcagctgctgcctctgTTGGTGTTGGTGGACCATCACATGGTGCTCCACCACCGCCCCCACATTCACCGCACACAGCGCCACAATCAAACAATCAACACCACCAACAAGGCATTCCAACACAGTTGCCGCCACcatcacaacagcaaccaccGGCGCCACCACCGCAGCAACATGGTCCGCCATCGACGCAGCATGCGCGCCCTGCAGCTGGAGTACCTTATCCACCAGGTAGCTCTGGGTATCCAACGCCTGTGTCTAGAACGCCAGGTACATTCatcttcttttctttatttttatattcttttttatattggcattttcatttcgattacaaatttcaataataacacaatattaattatatattattattaacaataaattggtCTGCATGTGGgacttttattttaagtaattgcTTCTCAACCCAAAACTTACATTTTATTCATCATTGCCAGTATCAGTTCATTTATCATGTCGTTAACCATGTTATCACTTTGTTGTATTAAACAACTTGAAAATTGAATgcttatttgtaaataattatgtGTTACTTTACAAATAACCTGTGAAtgctattttaatttgtaatttgtctCTAATCTGTTatctttttgttgtgtatatTGTATAACAATCTATgtcgtttttaatttttgtccTGTCAAACAAGTATTGAGAGAAAGGCAACTCAAACTATGGTTTcccattattattgtataatttatgaattgtatttatattgtcTATATGCTATGGAAATATTATAAGTTATATACTATTCTGTTAAAGCACTGCTAATGAAGAAACATATTTAGTAATAGCctcttaaattatatatttcatttctaCTGTTTGTGTATGATTCCCCCTTGTTTTATGCgatataaaattaagaatattcCTATCATTATTTTAGGTTCACCGTATCCAACACAACCTGGTGCTTATGGTCAATATGGTTCGGGCGATCAGTATAATGCGGCTGGGCCACCGGGTCAGCAGTTTGGACCAAATCAGGGACAATATCCGCCGCAGAATCGCAATATGTACCCTCCTTATGGGCCAGAAGGGGAAGCGTGAGTGCACAATTCATATTCATACTTCAATCTAATACACCCACGACacaaacacccacacactAACACAACTGTACTGTTTTAATCGTATTTAAGAAAAGAaagatattatttttgcaaaattataaattattaaaaatgtattttcttttttcttttccctAACAGCCCTCCAGCTGGTGCTAATCAGTACGGTCCGTATGGAAATCGACCTTACAGTCAAGCACCACCCGGTGGACCGCAGCCACCGACGCAAGCCGTTGCGGGGGGACCGCCAGCAAGCGGAGCGCCCGGCGCGCCACCAAATAGCGGTTATGCACCCGGCACTCCCAACCAGCAGGATTATTACAGGCCTCCAGATCAAGTAAGTAACAACGGGGAATGCGGAATGGAACATAAATTACCTTCAATTCTGTTTTTTACAGAGTCCCCAGCCGCGACGACATCCTGATTTTATAAAAGACTCGCAGCCCTATTCTGGCTATGCGGCGAGGCCCCAGCTCTATGGTTAGTATTtctattgaaatatttctgGTTGTGTATTTAAACTGACCTTTGCTACTCCCAATATCAGGTGGTTGGCAAGGTGGAAACCAACAATATCGTGCTCAGTATCCCACATCGTCAGCGCCACAGTCCTGGGGCAATGCACCACCTCGAGGTGCTGCTCCACCTGGAGGACCACATGGTCCACACGGCCAGCAGCCCGCAGGCGTGGCACAGTGGGAGCAACATCGTTATCCACCACAACAGCCTCCACCACcaccgcagcaacagcaaccgccgTACCAGCAGGGCGCACCTCccgggcaacagcaacagcagacgcCGCCACAATGGGCGCAAATAAATGCGACGCCACCACAGGCGAATATAGCGCAACCAGGCTCATCGTTGCGTCCGCCTCTTGGAGGtgctcaacagcagcaacaacgactaCCCAGCGGAGTGCCCGTCATGtcaccacaacagcaacagggaCAAACGTTACCACAGCCACCACACAGCAATGTGCCACCATCGAGTATGCCGCCCGTGGCCGGAGGTTTGGCGAAACCTCCTTATGCTATGCCACCGCCATCGCAAGCTGGAGGCGTTCTACCCGGTGTACCAATGGCTGGCACCCCGCCTGGGAGCATGATTCCGCAAAAGCAGCCACCGATCGTTGGACAGGGCATGCAGCCGACGCAACCACCACACCAGATGCCAAACCAGCAGCCAGTCTATGCGCCTCAGGTTCCTGGTGCGCCTGGCTCCCAGCTTGTGAAAAAGGAGCTCATCTTTCCGCATGACAGCGTGGAGTCAACGACACCTGTGCTTTATCGTCGCAAGCGATTGACCAAAGCTGATGTTTGTCCTGTGGATCCGTGGCGGATTTTCATGGCTATGCGTTCGGGTCTACTCACCGAGTGCACATGGGCATTGGATGTGCTGAATGTGCTGCTTTTTGATGATGCCACCGTACAATTCTTTGGCATATCAAATTTGCCTGGCTTGTTAACGCTGCTGCTAGAACACTTTCAGAAGAATCTTGCTGAAATGTTTGACGAACGTGGCGAGGAGTCGATCGATGAGGCCGATGATGATGCCGACAGTGGCACCGTCATTTCGCTACAGGCCGAGGATCGGTTGAGGCGACGACAGCCTCGCTGTGTGCGCAGCATATGCAGCTACAACCGTCGCAGACACTATGAGAATATGGATGTGAAACGCGGTGGTCGTAGCGAGGATTCCGATGACGCGGACGAGGGCATCGATTTGGGTCAAGTTCGTGTGCAGCCCAACCCTGAAGAGCGTTCACTACTTCTGTCATTCACGCCTAACTACACAATGGTGACGCGGAAAGGAGTTCCCGTGCGGATTCAGACAGCCGATCACGATATCTTCGTGGATGAGCGCCAGAAAGCGTGGGATATTgacacaaataaattgtacGAACAGCTGGAGCCAGTTGGCAGCAATGCTTGGACATATGGGTTTACGGAACCCGATCCACTCGATGGCATTATCGATGTGTTCAAATCGGAGATTGTTAACATTCCATTTGCGCGATACGTACGTACTAAACACAAGGGCAAATCCACGGAGGAGAGCGCACAGAAAACGAATAGCCTCAGACCCCAAGACGAGGAGACGTCGGCGGCCACGATCAAGCAGGAGGAcaccaccaacagcagcagccccGAGGATAGCAGTTTGCTCCAGCAGACGTACAACAAGAAGCGACGACTGGTTAGCAGTAGTGGCACAACAGCCTGTGTCGAACTGAAAAAGTCCAAATTGGAGGATGAATTCGCACAGCCAGTGCTTGAGGTGAAGAAGGAACCGGAGAGTGATacggcagcagcaggaacGGCGGACAGTGATTGCCGACCCGTTGATATGGAGATCGAATcaccgcaacagcaacgtctGACAAATGGAGTCGCCCCGCAGCCTAAGGGATTTGATCCCAAGTCAACAGTGCGCGATGAAGCGCATGTGCTGCAACGACGTCGTGACTCAAGCTTCGAGGATGAATGCTATACGCGAGATGAAGCATCCTTATACCTGGTTAACGATAGCCAGGACTCTCTGGCACGTCGCTGCATTGCGCTCTCGAATATCTTTCGCAATTTGACATTTGTGCCCGGCAACGAGACGGTGTTAGCCAAGTCGACACGGTTTCTGGCCGTACTCGGTCGCCTGCTGCTGTTAAATCACGATCATTTGCGACGCACACCCAAGACCCGCAACTATGATCGTGAGGAGGACTCAGATTTTACCGACTCCTGCAGCTCCCTTCAGGGTGAACGGGAATGGTGGTGGGAATACTTGATTACCATTCGCGAAAATATGCTCGTGTCCATGGCTAATATAGCTGGTCACTTGGAGCTATCGCGCTATGATGAATTGATTGCGCGCCCACTCATCGATGGACTGCTTCACTGGGCGGTTTGCCCGAGTGCACACGGCCAGGATCCGTTCCCATCGTGTGGTCCCAACTCGGCGTTATCGCCACAACGACTTGCACTGGAAGCGCTTTGCAAACTGTGTGTTACAGACGCGAATGTGGATTTGGTAATTGCGACGCCCCCATTTTCACGGCTGGAAAAACTATGCGCTGTGCTGACGCGACACTTGTGCCGGAATGAGGATCAAGTGCTGCGCGAGTTCTCCGTCAATTTGCTACACTACCTGGCCGCAGCAGACAGTGCCATGGCACGGACTGTGGCCCTGCAGTCGCCTTGCATTTCTTATTTGGTGGCATTCATTGAGCAGGCAGAGCAAACAGCTTTGGGCGTGGCCAATCAACATGGCATCAACTATCTGCGCGAGAATCCTGATTCTATGGGCACCAGCTTGGACATGCTGAGGCGAGCAGCTGGCACATTACTGCATTTGGCCAAGCATCCAGATAATAGATCTCTGTTTATGCAGCAGGAGCAGCGACTGCTTGGACTTGTTATGTCGCACATATTGGATCAGCAAGTAGCATTGATTATATCGAGAGTTCTGTATCAAGTATCCCGCGGCACAGGCCCCATGCACTCGGTTGAGTACCGGTTGCTTcagcagcgtcaacagcaacaacaacgttccAGCCTTGCCGCAACTGAGAAACCAAtagcgccaacaacaactacatcagcagcaacaccagGAGCTggagcatcaacagcagcaggagttgCATCCGGTGCAAGTGTAGTGAAAAGCGAGACGAATGTGCAACCAGATCAACCTGTTGTTGATGCGAAGCCTACGGCAACTGCTGCAGTCACAACGGCAACAATAGCTGTGATCAACGAtgacagcagcaatagcagccAACAACTGCCGCCAGCGGCAACATTCAATGa includes the following:
- the LOC132786700 gene encoding trithorax group protein osa isoform X1, which produces MNEKIKSPSAQGASGGPGPVASGAPGSGGAAPPGGAGGGATPPTSGPPTPNNGSDAIIQQSGGTVPHPYGGPPPGSAPGAPPDPAAVMSHYHHLHQQQQQQQPQHPQQGPPMPPHMQHHGGPPPGGPQGPLPLPGGPEHTPGGVKDEYGSAHLPPPPQHQHAHPAYARYHAGDPNIDPYRYGHAPAQQPPPGSKPPPHQQQQQQQQQPPGAGGSPNRPPQQRYIPGQPPQGPTPTLNSLLQSSNPPPPPQHRYANNYDSQQVANAAAAAAAAQQQQQQQQQQHQQNAQQQAAGPPPPLPGHGPPPPQHQPYGGQQGGWAPPPRPYSPQLGPSQQYRTPPPQNTSRGQSPYPSAHSQNSGSYPSSPQQQQQQQQQAQQQQAAQQSGAPGAPGAPPPGPSQQQQQQQQQNTPPTSQYSPYPQRYPTPPGLPASGPNHRTAYTTHQYSEPNRPWPGGSSPSPGPGHPLPPASPHHAPLQQPPTPHSAGGGPPPSSSPGHAPSPSPQPSQASPSPHQELIGQNSNDSSSGGAHSGMGSGPPGTPNPQQVMRPTPSPTGSSGSRSMSPAVAQNHPISRPASNQSSSGGPMQQPTVVAGPPPMPPHGLPGGPPSQQQSQQQQASNSASSASNSPQQTPPPAPPPNQNVNNMATPPPPQGSTGGYPIPQHMHGSYKMGGPGQSPGAQGYPPQQYPQGNYPPRPQYPAGAYGTGPPPPPSSQATGGANNMSSSAQSGYPRSMPNHSGGSPHPQYPPYQWVPPSPQQPGVGSGQIGASMGNHVQGKGTPPPVGPGPPPPQGSGSPRPLNYLKQHLQHKGGYGANPAAPQPQGYGNGPTAMHPTMPMGPPHHMGPPQSMGPPTSTPPQSMMGAQAGNESGPEHISQDNGISSSGPASGLHAVTAVVTTGPDGTPMDEVSQQSTLSNASAASGEDPQCTTPKSRKHDPYSQSHLAPPSTSPHPAVMHGGGGPSGEEYDMNSPPNWPRPAAGSQVFNSHVPVQQEPFRSTITTTKKSDSLCKLYEMDDNPDRRGWLDKLRSFMEERRTPITACPTISKQPLDLYRLYIYVKERGGFVEVCKVTKSKTWKDIAGLLGIGASSSAAYTLRKHYTKNLLAFECHFDRGDIDPLPIIQQVEAGSKKKTTKAASVPSPDCAIKMLTSPAINSNPGGGHLDAGTTNSTGSSNSQDSFPAPPGGAPNTAIDGYTGYTGGGAYPTPSGPQPDYGAAGQMQRPPSQNNPQAPHPGTQNQTAAAVVTGDNINVSNPFEDPIAGGGAAGGAAAAAAAAAASVGVGGPSHGAPPPPPHSPHTAPQSNNQHHQQGIPTQLPPPSQQQPPAPPPQQHGPPSTQHARPAAGVPYPPGSSGYPTPVSRTPGSPYPTQPGAYGQYGSGDQYNAAGPPGQQFGPNQGQYPPQNRNMYPPYGPEGEAPPAGANQYGPYGNRPYSQAPPGGPQPPTQAVAGGPPASGAPGAPPNSGYAPGTPNQQDYYRPPDQSPQPRRHPDFIKDSQPYSGYAARPQLYGGWQGGNQQYRAQYPTSSAPQSWGNAPPRGAAPPGGPHGPHGQQPAGVAQWEQHRYPPQQPPPPPQQQQPPYQQGAPPGQQQQQTPPQWAQINATPPQANIAQPGSSLRPPLGGAQQQQQRLPSGVPVMSPQQQQGQTLPQPPHSNVPPSSMPPVAGGLAKPPYAMPPPSQAGGVLPGVPMAGTPPGSMIPQKQPPIVGQGMQPTQPPHQMPNQQPVYAPQVPGAPGSQLVKKELIFPHDSVESTTPVLYRRKRLTKADVCPVDPWRIFMAMRSGLLTECTWALDVLNVLLFDDATVQFFGISNLPGLLTLLLEHFQKNLAEMFDERGEESIDEADDDADSGTVISLQAEDRLRRRQPRCVRSICSYNRRRHYENMDVKRGGRSEDSDDADEGIDLGQVRVQPNPEERSLLLSFTPNYTMVTRKGVPVRIQTADHDIFVDERQKAWDIDTNKLYEQLEPVGSNAWTYGFTEPDPLDGIIDVFKSEIVNIPFARYVRTKHKGKSTEESAQKTNSLRPQDEETSAATIKQEDTTNSSSPEDSSLLQQTYNKKRRLVSSSGTTACVELKKSKLEDEFAQPVLEVKKEPESDTAAAGTADSDCRPVDMEIESPQQQRLTNGVAPQPKGFDPKSTVRDEAHVLQRRRDSSFEDECYTRDEASLYLVNDSQDSLARRCIALSNIFRNLTFVPGNETVLAKSTRFLAVLGRLLLLNHDHLRRTPKTRNYDREEDSDFTDSCSSLQGEREWWWEYLITIRENMLVSMANIAGHLELSRYDELIARPLIDGLLHWAVCPSAHGQDPFPSCGPNSALSPQRLALEALCKLCVTDANVDLVIATPPFSRLEKLCAVLTRHLCRNEDQVLREFSVNLLHYLAAADSAMARTVALQSPCISYLVAFIEQAEQTALGVANQHGINYLRENPDSMGTSLDMLRRAAGTLLHLAKHPDNRSLFMQQEQRLLGLVMSHILDQQVALIISRVLYQVSRGTGPMHSVEYRLLQQRQQQQQRSSLAATEKPIAPTTTTSAATPGAGASTAAGVASGASVVKSETNVQPDQPVVDAKPTATAAVTTATIAVINDDSSNSSQQLPPAATFNDVSNSSTNSNSCGTVSSNQTNTSSLGSNSQTTLNNLVTQSEQQQQQPLGKTAPSAVATTSPLSASNLGNLNVAAATAANSAPPAPVAQPAAPPPTNANTTAAVA
- the LOC132786700 gene encoding trithorax group protein osa isoform X5, with the translated sequence MNEKIKSPSAQGASGGPGPVASGAPGSGGAAPPGGAGGGATPPTSGPPTPNNGSDAIIQQSGGTVPHPYGGPPPGSAPGAPPDPAAVMSHYHHLHQQQQQQQPQHPQQGPPMPPHMQHHGGPPPGGPQGPLPLPGGPEHTPGGVKDEYGSAHLPPPPQHQHAHPAYARYHAGDPNIDPYRYGHAPAQQPPPGSKPPPHQQQQQQQQQPPGAGGSPNRPPQQRYIPGQPPQGPTPTLNSLLQSSNPPPPPQHRYANNYDSQQVANAAAAAAAAQQQQQQQQQQHQQNAQQQAAGPPPPLPGHGPPPPQHQPYGGQQGGWAPPPRPYSPQLGPSQQYRTPPPQNTSRGQSPYPSAHSQNSGSYPSSPQQQQQQQQQAQQQQAAQQSGAPGAPGAPPPGPSQQQQQQQQQNTPPTSQYSPYPQRYPTPPGLPASGPNHRTAYTTHQYSEPNRPWPGGSSPSPGPGHPLPPASPHHAPLQQPPTPHSAGGGPPPSSSPGHAPSPSPQPSQASPSPHQELIGQNSNDSSSGGAHSGMGSGPPGTPNPQQVMRPTPSPTGSSGSRSMSPAVAQNHPISRPASNQSSSGGPMQQPTVVAGPPPMPPHGLPGGPPSQQQSQQQQASNSASSASNSPQQTPPPAPPPNQNVNNMATPPPPQGSTGGYPIPQHMHGSYKMGGPGQSPGAQGYPPQQYPQGNYPPRPQYPAGAYGTGPPPPPSSQATGGANNMSSSAQSGYPRSMPNHSGGSPHPQYPPYQWVPPSPQQPGVGSGQIGASMGNHVQGKGTPPPVGPGPPPPQGSGSPRPLNYLKQHLQHKGGYGANPAAPQPQGYGNGPTAMHPTMPMGPPHHMGPPQSMGPPTSTPPQSMMGAQAGNESGPEHISQDNGISSSGPASGLHAVTAVVTTGPDGTPMDEVSQQSTLSNASAASGEDPQCTTPKSRKHDPYSQSHLAPPSTSPHPAVMHGGGGPSGEEYDMNSPPNWPRPAAGSQVFNSHVPVQQEPFRSTITTTKKSDSLCKLYEMDDNPDRRGWLDKLRSFMEERRTPITACPTISKQPLDLYRLYIYVKERGGFVEVCKVTKSKTWKDIAGLLGIGASSSAAYTLRKHYTKNLLAFECHFDRGDIDPLPIIQQVEAGSKKKTTKAASVPSPGGGHLDAGTTNSTGSSNSQDSFPAPPGGAPNTAIDGYTGYTGGGAYPTPSGPQPDYGAAGQMQRPPSQNNPQAPHPGTQNQTAAAVVTGDNINVSNPFEDPIAGGGAAGGAAAAAAAAAASVGVGGPSHGAPPPPPHSPHTAPQSNNQHHQQGIPTQLPPPSQQQPPAPPPQQHGPPSTQHARPAAGVPYPPGSSGYPTPVSRTPGSPYPTQPGAYGQYGSGDQYNAAGPPGQQFGPNQGQYPPQNRNMYPPYGPEGEAPPAGANQYGPYGNRPYSQAPPGGPQPPTQAVAGGPPASGAPGAPPNSGYAPGTPNQQDYYRPPDQSPQPRRHPDFIKDSQPYSGYAARPQLYGGWQGGNQQYRAQYPTSSAPQSWGNAPPRGAAPPGGPHGPHGQQPAGVAQWEQHRYPPQQPPPPPQQQQPPYQQGAPPGQQQQQTPPQWAQINATPPQANIAQPGSSLRPPLGGAQQQQQRLPSGVPVMSPQQQQGQTLPQPPHSNVPPSSMPPVAGGLAKPPYAMPPPSQAGGVLPGVPMAGTPPGSMIPQKQPPIVGQGMQPTQPPHQMPNQQPVYAPQVPGAPGSQLVKKELIFPHDSVESTTPVLYRRKRLTKADVCPVDPWRIFMAMRSGLLTECTWALDVLNVLLFDDATVQFFGISNLPGLLTLLLEHFQKNLAEMFDERGEESIDEADDDADSGTVISLQAEDRLRRRQPRCVRSICSYNRRRHYENMDVKRGGRSEDSDDADEGIDLGQVRVQPNPEERSLLLSFTPNYTMVTRKGVPVRIQTADHDIFVDERQKAWDIDTNKLYEQLEPVGSNAWTYGFTEPDPLDGIIDVFKSEIVNIPFARYVRTKHKGKSTEESAQKTNSLRPQDEETSAATIKQEDTTNSSSPEDSSLLQQTYNKKRRLVSSSGTTACVELKKSKLEDEFAQPVLEVKKEPESDTAAAGTADSDCRPVDMEIESPQQQRLTNGVAPQPKGFDPKSTVRDEAHVLQRRRDSSFEDECYTRDEASLYLVNDSQDSLARRCIALSNIFRNLTFVPGNETVLAKSTRFLAVLGRLLLLNHDHLRRTPKTRNYDREEDSDFTDSCSSLQGEREWWWEYLITIRENMLVSMANIAGHLELSRYDELIARPLIDGLLHWAVCPSAHGQDPFPSCGPNSALSPQRLALEALCKLCVTDANVDLVIATPPFSRLEKLCAVLTRHLCRNEDQVLREFSVNLLHYLAAADSAMARTVALQSPCISYLVAFIEQAEQTALGVANQHGINYLRENPDSMGTSLDMLRRAAGTLLHLAKHPDNRSLFMQQEQRLLGLVMSHILDQQVALIISRVLYQVSRGTGPMHSVEYRLLQQRQQQQQRSSLAATEKPIAPTTTTSAATPGAGASTAAGVASGASVVKSETNVQPDQPVVDAKPTATAAVTTATIAVINDDSSNSSQQLPPAATFNDVSNSSTNSNSCGTVSSNQTNTSSLGSNSQTTLNNLVTQSEQQQQQPLGKTAPSAVATTSPLSASNLGNLNVAAATAANSAPPAPVAQPAAPPPTNANTTAAVA